Proteins encoded within one genomic window of Formosa agariphila KMM 3901:
- a CDS encoding pyruvate dehydrogenase complex dihydrolipoamide acetyltransferase: protein MAEIINMPRLSDTMEEGTVAAWLKKVGDKVTEGDILAEIETDKATMEFESFHEGTLLHIGVQEGETTKVDELLAIIGDEGEDISALVSGGAAPAAPAEEAKAEATEEAAPVESAASAELPEGVVVVTMPRLSDTMEEGTVATWLKKEGDTIEEGDILAEIETDKATMEFESFNAGTLLHIGLQEGESAKVDSLLAIIGPAGTDVSGVASNFGVAPAAAPAKAEAPKQAAPKAEAPKAAPAPKDAAPAATPKVSNDGGRLFVSPLAKKIADEKGYNIADIPGSGESGRIIKRDVENFTPKAAAPAAAAGASFASASEESFEEIKNSNMRKAIAKNLAKSKFSAPHYYLNVEFDMDNAIAFRKEVNAVPDTKISFNDIVVKACAMALKEHPQVNSQWFDDKMRLNNHVHIGVAVAVEDGLLVPVVKFADQRKLTQIGAAVKEYAIKAKTKKLSLEEMEGSTFTISNLGMFGIDSFTSIINQPNSAILSVGAIVQKPVVKDGAIVVGNTMKLCLAADHRTIDGATGAQFLQTLKGYIENPISMLL, encoded by the coding sequence ATGGCTGAAATTATTAACATGCCTCGTTTAAGCGATACCATGGAAGAAGGTACCGTTGCAGCGTGGTTGAAAAAAGTTGGAGACAAAGTAACTGAAGGAGACATCCTTGCTGAAATCGAAACCGATAAAGCAACTATGGAATTCGAATCTTTTCATGAAGGAACTTTACTACATATTGGTGTTCAAGAAGGAGAGACTACTAAAGTAGACGAATTACTAGCTATTATTGGTGATGAAGGTGAAGATATATCTGCTCTAGTTAGTGGAGGTGCTGCACCTGCGGCTCCTGCAGAAGAAGCTAAAGCAGAAGCAACTGAAGAAGCAGCTCCAGTTGAGTCAGCGGCAAGTGCTGAACTTCCAGAAGGTGTTGTCGTGGTTACTATGCCACGTTTAAGTGATACCATGGAAGAAGGAACTGTTGCAACTTGGTTGAAAAAAGAAGGTGATACTATAGAAGAAGGAGATATCCTTGCAGAAATAGAGACGGATAAAGCCACAATGGAATTCGAATCTTTTAATGCAGGTACTTTATTACATATTGGATTACAAGAAGGTGAATCTGCTAAAGTAGATTCTTTATTAGCAATTATTGGCCCTGCAGGAACAGATGTTTCTGGAGTAGCTAGTAATTTTGGTGTTGCACCTGCTGCTGCTCCTGCAAAAGCAGAAGCTCCTAAGCAAGCTGCACCAAAGGCAGAGGCTCCAAAAGCCGCTCCAGCTCCTAAAGATGCTGCTCCTGCAGCAACGCCTAAAGTGTCTAACGATGGTGGTCGTTTATTCGTATCGCCATTAGCGAAGAAAATTGCAGACGAAAAAGGATACAACATTGCAGATATACCAGGTTCTGGAGAAAGTGGACGTATCATTAAACGTGATGTTGAAAACTTTACACCTAAAGCTGCTGCACCTGCTGCCGCTGCCGGAGCTAGTTTTGCTTCAGCATCTGAAGAGAGTTTTGAAGAAATTAAAAACTCTAACATGCGTAAAGCGATTGCTAAAAACTTAGCGAAATCTAAATTTTCTGCACCTCACTATTACTTAAATGTGGAGTTTGATATGGATAACGCCATTGCTTTCCGTAAGGAAGTAAATGCTGTTCCAGATACTAAAATTTCTTTTAACGATATCGTAGTTAAAGCTTGTGCAATGGCTTTAAAAGAACATCCTCAAGTAAATTCTCAATGGTTTGACGACAAGATGAGATTAAACAACCACGTACACATTGGTGTAGCGGTTGCTGTTGAAGATGGTCTTCTTGTACCAGTTGTTAAATTTGCAGATCAACGCAAATTAACGCAAATTGGTGCTGCTGTTAAAGAATATGCTATCAAAGCTAAAACTAAGAAGTTATCTTTAGAAGAAATGGAAGGTAGTACATTTACTATCTCTAACTTAGGTATGTTCGGTATAGATTCATTTACATCTATTATCAACCAACCTAACTCAGCAATTCTTTCTGTTGGAGCAATTGTTCAAAAACCAGTTGTAAAAGATGGAGCTATTGTAGTAGGTAATACTATGAAGCTTTGTTTAGCTGCCGATCACAGAACGATTGATGGTGCTACTGGAGCTCAATTCCTTCAAACATTAAAAGGATATATTGAAAACCCAATTTCGATGTTATTATAA
- the pdhA gene encoding pyruvate dehydrogenase (acetyl-transferring) E1 component subunit alpha produces the protein MQKITKETYIKWYEDMLFWRKFEDKLAAVYIQQKVRGFLHLYNGQEAVLAGALHAMDLSKDKMITAYRNHVQPIGMGVDPKRVMAELFGKATGTSQGLGGSMHIFSKEHRFYGGHGIVGGQIPLGAGIAFGDKYHGSDAVTLCCFGDGAARQGSLHETFNLAMLWNLPVVFVCENNGYAMGTSVKRTASHEDIYKLGLGYEMPCAPVDGMNPIKVAEAFDEAIQRARKGGGPTFLELKTYRYRGHSMSDAQHYRTKAEVEEYKKIDPISQVKDVILSKKYATEADLKKIDADVKKRVLECEKFADESPYPDKSVMYDVVYEQEDYPFLQHKL, from the coding sequence ATGCAAAAAATCACAAAGGAAACATACATTAAATGGTATGAAGACATGTTGTTTTGGAGAAAGTTTGAAGATAAACTAGCTGCAGTATACATTCAACAAAAAGTAAGAGGATTTCTACATTTATACAACGGACAAGAAGCCGTATTAGCAGGTGCTTTACATGCTATGGACTTGTCTAAGGATAAAATGATAACCGCGTATCGTAACCACGTACAGCCAATTGGTATGGGTGTGGACCCGAAGCGTGTTATGGCAGAATTATTTGGAAAAGCAACAGGTACATCTCAAGGTTTGGGAGGTTCTATGCATATCTTTTCTAAAGAGCACCGTTTTTATGGTGGTCATGGTATCGTAGGAGGACAAATTCCTTTAGGAGCAGGTATTGCATTTGGTGATAAATATCACGGTAGTGATGCTGTAACATTGTGTTGTTTTGGTGATGGTGCTGCTCGTCAAGGGTCACTTCACGAAACATTCAACTTAGCAATGTTATGGAATTTACCAGTTGTTTTTGTTTGTGAAAACAATGGTTATGCCATGGGAACATCTGTTAAACGTACAGCTTCTCACGAAGATATTTATAAATTAGGTTTAGGATACGAAATGCCTTGTGCTCCTGTAGATGGAATGAACCCTATAAAAGTAGCTGAAGCCTTTGATGAAGCTATTCAAAGAGCTCGTAAAGGAGGTGGACCAACATTCTTAGAATTAAAAACATACAGATATAGAGGACACTCAATGAGTGATGCTCAACATTATCGTACGAAAGCAGAAGTAGAAGAATACAAGAAAATAGATCCTATTTCTCAAGTAAAAGACGTTATTCTTTCTAAAAAATACGCAACTGAAGCAGATCTTAAAAAGATTGATGCAGATGTTAAAAAACGTGTTCTTGAATGCGAAAAATTTGCAGACGAATCACCATACCCAGACAAAAGCGTAATGTACGATGTAGTCTACGAACAAGAAGATTATCCATTTTTACAACATAAACTATAA
- the cdd gene encoding cytidine deaminase, which produces MKTIKKEAYFEVYENIEELPTAVSDLMAQAAKARLRAYAPYSNFLVGAAILLDNGEVITGNNQENASYPSGLCAERTAIYYAGSQFPDAKIVQMALIAGSENHKTTTPIPPCGACRQAIAEYEIKQSAPIDIYFMGESGEVMRSQSLSNLLPLVFEKSVL; this is translated from the coding sequence ATGAAAACAATAAAAAAAGAAGCCTACTTTGAGGTTTACGAAAATATAGAAGAATTGCCAACTGCCGTTTCAGATTTAATGGCACAAGCCGCGAAAGCACGATTACGAGCCTATGCCCCGTATTCTAATTTTTTAGTAGGAGCAGCCATTTTATTAGACAATGGCGAAGTTATTACAGGTAACAATCAGGAGAATGCCTCTTATCCATCTGGGTTATGCGCAGAACGGACAGCAATCTATTATGCAGGTTCGCAATTTCCAGATGCTAAAATCGTACAGATGGCTTTAATAGCGGGATCAGAAAACCATAAAACAACTACGCCAATTCCGCCTTGCGGAGCATGCAGACAAGCTATTGCCGAATATGAAATAAAACAGAGTGCACCAATAGATATTTACTTTATGGGAGAGTCTGGAGAGGTAATGCGTTCTCAGTCATTATCAAATTTGCTACCTTTAGTCTTTGAAAAATCAGTTTTATAA
- a CDS encoding PorV/PorQ family protein, with translation MPTPPILGTEYNYTDENGNGVYDEDIDTLGEQLSTTNGIIYQGQDNDVGFMKGMFQSFGDAPGGFSEEMQEWTWALGAEYMYQDSFGFRMGYFHEAEEKGARQFFALGAGFKYNVINIDLSYLFSTSKVASPLENTLRFSLTFNLGAGTYTEY, from the coding sequence GTGCCAACACCTCCAATTTTAGGAACAGAATATAATTATACCGATGAAAATGGTAATGGTGTATACGACGAAGATATAGATACATTAGGCGAACAATTATCTACAACTAATGGTATCATATATCAAGGGCAAGATAATGATGTCGGTTTCATGAAAGGTATGTTCCAGTCGTTTGGTGATGCACCAGGTGGTTTTAGTGAAGAAATGCAAGAATGGACTTGGGCTTTAGGTGCAGAATATATGTATCAAGATTCTTTTGGGTTCAGAATGGGATATTTCCACGAAGCTGAAGAAAAAGGAGCAAGACAATTTTTTGCTTTAGGAGCTGGATTTAAATACAATGTTATTAATATCGATTTATCATATTTATTTTCAACTTCAAAAGTTGCAAGCCCTTTAGAAAATACATTGCGTTTTTCTTTAACGTTTAATTTAGGAGCAGGGACTTATACAGAATACTAA
- the porV gene encoding type IX secretion system outer membrane channel protein PorV, with protein sequence MKTKFLPILLVLLGVNAYAQDPTVVIPNPQDSRVITTGVPFLLIASDARAGSLGDMGVATSVDGFSQQWNPAKYAFSEAKSGVSLSYTPYLSKLVNDIFLGSFSYYNRLNERSAFAASFRYFSLGDIEFTQDEFSSPLVQRPNEFALDASYALRLSDQFSMSVAMRYLRSDLKLNYNDTDAEAAGTFGVDISGYYQSEEEAYNDFNGRWRGGFAHSKILVLNLNMMKVGIENFQPNNVTFRRRIRFLFLINTIQYQLLEK encoded by the coding sequence ATGAAAACAAAATTTTTACCAATTCTTTTAGTCCTGCTAGGAGTTAATGCATACGCACAAGATCCAACAGTCGTAATTCCGAATCCTCAAGATTCACGGGTTATTACTACAGGTGTACCTTTCTTATTAATAGCTTCAGATGCAAGAGCAGGGTCTTTAGGAGATATGGGAGTTGCAACTTCTGTAGATGGGTTTTCACAACAATGGAATCCAGCAAAATATGCGTTTTCAGAAGCTAAATCTGGTGTCTCATTAAGTTATACGCCTTACTTAAGTAAGTTAGTAAACGATATTTTTCTAGGAAGTTTTTCTTATTATAATCGGTTAAACGAGAGAAGTGCTTTTGCAGCAAGTTTTAGATATTTTTCTTTAGGAGATATAGAGTTTACCCAAGATGAATTTTCTAGTCCATTAGTTCAGCGTCCTAACGAATTTGCTTTAGATGCTTCGTATGCATTAAGACTAAGTGATCAGTTTTCTATGTCTGTGGCTATGCGTTATTTACGTTCAGATTTAAAACTGAATTATAATGATACAGATGCCGAAGCAGCAGGAACATTTGGTGTAGATATTTCGGGATACTACCAAAGTGAAGAAGAAGCGTATAACGATTTTAATGGTCGATGGAGAGGTGGATTTGCCCATTCAAAAATATTGGTCCTAAATTTAAATATGATGAAGGTTGGTATAGAAAACTTTCAACCCAACAACGTTACGTTTAGGAGGAGGATTCGATTTTTATTCTTGATCAATACAATACAGTATCAATTACTGGAGAAGTAA
- the porU gene encoding type IX secretion system sortase PorU, with translation MKKTTVLILLFLSYIGYSQQKQFQIQWEGYNTIASGSFSTQVPSFNADNFAYSIEDGLQFVAQWELNSNLDENSARLEDITYTSISKSELKGLDVTTIPNELEFQLSKSGARNKSYAVLNVSPIIKDGEHTFKKITSFNLVYSTAASARSTSRASVATNRIYSSVLKTGEWFKFYVDTTGVYKLSKSFLQDLGVNVNNINPKQLKIYGNGGQMMAYKNSDTQYFDITENAIKVVGEADGTFDNEDYILFYAIGPNGYNEESNTNINCYATRTSYFLRVDGDEGKRIQSFTSSENETTLVVDTHQTYLFHENDDYNLVQVGRRWFGDRFDVSLQKSFEFNIPNLVTSEPVAFKTYVASTSDSRSTFDVSVNGASLGTLSISGASDPTYANEASLNRNIDVNSSDITVSLTYNKQGNPSALGYLDYISLEATRDLRFYGKQFGFYNNKVSSVSGVVEYRLSDAANVSEIWNVSRPFSVSAFANSASEATLSFKRPAGTLETFVAVTPSDYYTPESDSDSRVDNQDLKGSVFLDENGEFQDVDYIIVAPTSYYTQAVRLANINKTQYGLNVKVVTLTELYNEFTSGNQDIVAIRNFVKYVYDNSSAPEKALKYLCMFGDSSYDYKGRLDNNKNYVPSWHAYSSFSLTSSFISDDFYGMMDEDEGTMASSDRLDIALGRILANDPSQAKTMVDKIERYYEDASYGRWRNSVVMVSDDVDESWEFILEETTNSIADKISEEKPFINVTKIHSDAYVQESSSGGDRYPEVNEAMVNAMETGALVVNYFGHGGEDGLAHERIFMQPDAIALSNENKLNCFITVTCEFTRFDNPLRETGGEVTYWNPDGGAISLLTTTRQIFVSVGIQFNEILSEYLFSYGNETSYSDNEYPSMAEALRLTKTHSSSSISSTSQRHLVFYIGDPAMKLAIPEPNIKLTEINGKPVSGDVDTLEALGRVSFSGEVVDTAGNLLTDYNGLLASTIYDKEIDRTTLANDSDYVMDFTTLGEIIFRGQASVTAGKFNFDFVVPRDIGVPVGYGRVSFYAKTDNPLQDQTGASVNIIKVGGINENAVEDNIGPVVNLYMNDENFVTGGITNESPSLLVKLEDENGINTASGIGHDIVAIIDGDETNPYVLNDYYQTEVDDYQRGVVTYPFRDLEPGLHTLTVKAWDVYNNSSVSEIQFVVYDQDESLIISNVLNYPNPFVNYTEFWFNHNSSGVLDVSIQIFTVSGKLVRTINSQTNSNGTSSLSRDIIWDGRDDFGDRIGKGVYVYKLKVKSVALNKTVEKIEKLVIL, from the coding sequence ATGAAAAAAACAACCGTTTTAATACTGCTTTTCCTTTCATATATAGGGTATTCTCAGCAAAAACAATTTCAAATACAATGGGAAGGATATAATACTATTGCTTCAGGGAGTTTCTCAACTCAAGTACCGAGTTTTAATGCCGATAATTTTGCTTATAGTATTGAAGACGGATTACAGTTTGTAGCGCAATGGGAATTGAATTCAAATCTAGATGAAAATTCTGCCCGATTAGAAGATATAACCTATACTTCAATTTCTAAATCCGAATTAAAAGGACTAGATGTTACTACAATACCAAATGAATTAGAGTTTCAATTATCAAAGTCAGGAGCTAGAAATAAATCTTATGCTGTTTTAAATGTTTCTCCTATTATTAAAGACGGAGAACATACTTTTAAAAAAATTACATCTTTTAATTTAGTGTATTCTACAGCAGCTTCTGCTAGAAGTACTAGTAGAGCGAGTGTAGCTACAAATCGTATTTATAGTTCTGTATTAAAAACCGGAGAGTGGTTTAAATTTTATGTAGACACTACAGGTGTTTATAAATTGTCGAAATCTTTTTTACAAGACCTTGGTGTTAATGTTAACAATATAAATCCTAAACAGCTTAAAATATATGGAAATGGTGGGCAAATGATGGCTTATAAAAATTCTGATACGCAATATTTTGATATTACCGAGAACGCTATAAAAGTAGTAGGTGAAGCCGATGGTACTTTCGATAATGAAGATTATATATTGTTTTATGCTATAGGGCCAAATGGTTATAATGAAGAAAGTAATACGAATATAAATTGCTATGCTACTAGAACGTCCTATTTTTTAAGAGTAGATGGAGATGAAGGAAAACGAATTCAGTCGTTTACGAGTTCAGAGAACGAAACAACTTTGGTTGTCGATACGCATCAGACGTATTTATTTCATGAAAACGACGATTATAATTTAGTTCAGGTTGGTCGCCGTTGGTTTGGAGACCGATTTGATGTATCTCTTCAGAAATCTTTTGAGTTTAATATTCCCAATTTAGTAACTTCAGAGCCTGTAGCTTTTAAAACTTATGTGGCTTCAACATCAGATTCACGTTCCACTTTCGATGTGTCTGTTAATGGGGCAAGTTTAGGAACTTTAAGTATTAGTGGTGCTAGTGATCCTACTTACGCCAATGAAGCATCTTTAAATAGAAATATAGATGTTAACAGTTCAGATATAACGGTTAGTTTAACCTATAATAAGCAAGGCAATCCAAGTGCATTAGGTTATCTGGATTATATCTCGTTAGAAGCAACTCGAGATTTACGTTTTTACGGAAAACAATTTGGGTTCTATAATAATAAGGTGTCTTCTGTGTCTGGTGTTGTAGAATACCGCTTATCGGATGCTGCAAATGTATCAGAAATATGGAATGTAAGTCGTCCGTTTTCTGTATCTGCTTTCGCAAATTCTGCTTCAGAAGCTACACTGAGTTTTAAACGCCCCGCCGGAACATTAGAAACGTTTGTTGCTGTAACGCCTTCAGATTATTATACGCCAGAGAGTGATTCCGATTCTAGAGTAGATAATCAAGATTTAAAAGGTTCTGTGTTTTTAGACGAAAATGGAGAATTCCAAGATGTCGATTACATTATAGTTGCTCCTACAAGTTATTACACTCAAGCTGTTCGGTTAGCTAATATTAATAAGACACAATATGGTCTAAATGTAAAAGTCGTGACATTAACCGAATTGTATAATGAGTTTACCTCGGGAAATCAAGATATTGTTGCTATTAGAAATTTTGTAAAATATGTATACGATAACTCTAGTGCTCCAGAAAAAGCATTGAAATACTTATGCATGTTTGGCGATAGTTCCTACGATTATAAAGGACGATTAGATAATAATAAAAATTATGTACCATCTTGGCATGCGTATTCTAGTTTTAGTTTAACAAGCTCGTTTATATCTGATGATTTTTATGGCATGATGGATGAGGATGAAGGGACTATGGCTAGCTCAGATCGTTTAGATATAGCTCTAGGACGGATTTTAGCCAACGATCCGAGTCAGGCAAAAACCATGGTCGATAAAATTGAGCGCTATTACGAGGACGCTTCATATGGAAGATGGAGGAATAGTGTGGTTATGGTTTCGGATGATGTAGACGAATCATGGGAGTTTATTTTAGAAGAAACCACCAATTCAATAGCAGATAAAATTTCTGAAGAAAAACCTTTTATAAACGTTACAAAAATTCATTCTGATGCGTATGTCCAAGAATCATCTTCTGGAGGAGATCGCTATCCCGAAGTGAATGAAGCTATGGTAAATGCAATGGAAACGGGGGCTTTGGTGGTTAACTATTTTGGTCACGGTGGTGAAGATGGCTTGGCTCACGAGCGTATTTTTATGCAACCCGACGCCATAGCACTGTCTAACGAAAATAAATTGAACTGTTTTATAACGGTGACTTGTGAATTTACACGATTCGATAATCCGTTGCGAGAAACTGGAGGCGAAGTAACGTATTGGAATCCTGATGGAGGCGCTATAAGTTTACTTACTACAACGCGACAAATTTTTGTGAGTGTGGGAATTCAGTTTAATGAAATTTTAAGTGAATACCTGTTTTCTTATGGCAACGAGACTAGTTATTCAGATAATGAATACCCTTCAATGGCGGAAGCCTTACGTTTAACAAAAACGCATTCATCATCTTCCATTTCAAGTACAAGTCAAAGACACTTGGTGTTTTATATAGGGGATCCAGCCATGAAATTAGCGATTCCAGAGCCGAATATTAAACTTACAGAAATTAATGGAAAACCTGTTTCTGGAGATGTAGATACATTAGAAGCTTTAGGTAGAGTGTCTTTCTCTGGTGAAGTTGTAGATACAGCCGGAAATCTTTTAACCGATTATAATGGTTTGCTGGCATCCACAATTTACGATAAAGAAATAGACAGAACAACATTGGCTAACGATAGCGATTATGTTATGGATTTTACAACTCTTGGTGAAATAATTTTTAGAGGACAAGCATCGGTAACAGCGGGTAAATTTAATTTCGATTTTGTTGTACCTCGCGATATTGGCGTTCCAGTTGGCTACGGAAGGGTAAGTTTTTATGCGAAAACAGATAATCCGCTTCAAGATCAAACAGGAGCAAGTGTAAATATTATAAAAGTAGGAGGGATAAATGAAAATGCTGTAGAAGATAATATCGGACCAGTAGTAAATTTATATATGAATGATGAAAACTTTGTAACCGGTGGAATTACAAATGAATCTCCATCATTATTAGTGAAATTAGAAGACGAAAATGGTATTAATACAGCTAGTGGAATTGGTCATGATATTGTCGCTATTATTGATGGAGACGAAACCAATCCGTATGTTTTAAATGATTATTATCAGACAGAAGTCGATGATTATCAAAGAGGTGTGGTGACTTATCCGTTTCGAGATTTAGAACCAGGACTTCATACGTTAACCGTAAAAGCATGGGATGTATATAACAATTCTTCTGTATCTGAAATTCAATTTGTTGTGTACGATCAAGATGAAAGTTTAATCATTTCTAACGTGCTAAACTATCCAAACCCGTTTGTTAATTACACAGAATTTTGGTTTAACCACAATAGTTCTGGTGTTTTAGACGTTTCTATACAAATCTTTACTGTTTCGGGTAAATTGGTAAGAACAATAAATAGTCAGACCAATAGCAATGGAACATCATCATTATCTCGAGATATCATTTGGGATGGAAGAGATGATTTTGGAGATCGAATCGGAAAAGGAGTTTATGTGTATAAACTTAAAGTTAAGTCTGTTGCGTTAAATAAAACAGTCGAAAAAATAGAGAAACTTGTTATCCTGTAA
- the gldJ gene encoding gliding motility lipoprotein GldJ → MDMKNIVTVKGLLVLTLALAAISCKNSSSKNSSKATGWEINSKDGGFQYNTQYKEQETAPGLVFIEGGTFTKGQVQDDVMHDWNNAPTQQHVQSFYMDETEVTNIMYLEYLDYIKRVFPPSADGFRAIYNGALPDTLVWRNRLGYNEVLTDNYLRHPAYAEYPVVGVSWIQAVEFAKWRTDRVNEHNLAEAGYLDKNAIRTETTASSNFSTGAYINAPSQTFSGNEEIKTQGRTGKVRTDADGNETNVYATRESGVLSPQYRLPTETEWEYAALGLAELREFNVYRGRKKYPWDGQYTRSSKRRTLGDQMANFKQGKGDYGGIAGWSDDNADITAQVKSYNPNDNGLYDMAGNVAEWVADVYRPIVDDDFNDFNYYRGNVYTKNAINEDGSVKIVTTDDIVYDTLSNGRVVARNLPGDILQIPIDEQETYLRSNFSSSDNRDFRDGDKRSSRYYADFDSDDSDSGKSKMYHAPKNTITRDSAGNIVREYDKSNNKTSLISDEVRVYKGGSWKDREYWLDPAQRRYFPQDMATDYIGFRCAMSRVGSKTKSNTKTRK, encoded by the coding sequence ATGGATATGAAAAATATAGTAACCGTAAAGGGTTTGTTAGTTTTAACACTTGCTTTAGCCGCTATTAGCTGTAAAAATTCTTCTTCGAAAAACAGTTCGAAGGCCACAGGATGGGAAATCAACTCTAAAGATGGAGGTTTCCAGTACAATACGCAGTACAAAGAACAAGAAACAGCACCAGGATTGGTGTTTATTGAAGGAGGAACATTTACCAAAGGACAAGTGCAGGACGATGTTATGCACGATTGGAATAATGCTCCAACGCAACAACATGTTCAGTCGTTTTACATGGACGAGACAGAAGTTACTAACATCATGTACCTTGAATATTTAGATTACATTAAACGTGTTTTCCCACCTTCTGCAGATGGTTTCAGAGCTATTTACAATGGAGCTTTACCAGATACTTTAGTATGGAGAAATCGCTTAGGATACAACGAAGTACTAACCGATAATTATTTACGTCATCCTGCATATGCAGAATATCCAGTTGTTGGTGTAAGTTGGATACAAGCTGTTGAGTTTGCAAAATGGAGAACAGACCGTGTTAACGAGCATAACCTTGCAGAAGCAGGTTACTTAGACAAAAACGCTATACGTACAGAAACTACAGCTTCTTCTAACTTTAGCACAGGAGCTTACATTAATGCACCTTCTCAAACTTTTTCAGGAAACGAAGAGATTAAAACTCAAGGTAGAACAGGAAAAGTTAGAACAGATGCCGATGGTAACGAAACTAATGTTTATGCTACTCGCGAAAGCGGAGTATTATCGCCACAATACAGACTTCCTACAGAAACTGAATGGGAATATGCTGCTTTAGGTCTTGCTGAACTAAGAGAATTTAACGTTTACAGAGGTAGAAAAAAATATCCTTGGGATGGTCAATACACACGTTCTAGCAAACGTAGAACTTTAGGTGACCAAATGGCCAACTTTAAGCAAGGAAAAGGAGATTACGGTGGAATTGCTGGATGGTCTGATGATAATGCAGATATTACTGCTCAAGTAAAAAGCTACAATCCTAACGACAATGGTCTTTACGATATGGCTGGAAACGTTGCTGAATGGGTAGCCGATGTTTATCGCCCAATAGTTGATGATGATTTTAATGACTTTAACTATTACCGTGGTAATGTTTATACTAAAAATGCAATTAACGAAGATGGTTCTGTAAAAATTGTAACTACAGATGATATTGTATACGACACTTTAAGTAATGGTAGAGTGGTTGCTAGAAATCTTCCTGGAGATATTCTACAAATTCCAATTGATGAGCAAGAAACATATTTAAGATCTAACTTCTCTTCAAGCGATAACCGTGACTTTAGAGATGGTGATAAACGTTCTTCTCGTTATTATGCAGACTTCGACTCTGATGATTCAGATTCTGGAAAGTCTAAAATGTACCATGCTCCAAAGAACACAATTACAAGAGATTCTGCAGGAAACATTGTAAGAGAGTACGACAAATCTAACAACAAAACCTCATTGATTAGCGACGAAGTTCGTGTTTACAAAGGTGGTTCTTGGAAAGATAGAGAATACTGGTTAGACCCAGCACAAAGACGTTATTTCCCTCAAGATATGGCTACAGACTATATTGGATTTAGATGTGCAATGTCTAGAGTAGGTTCTAAAACAAAATCAAATACTAAAACAAGAAAATAG